One genomic window of Sarcophilus harrisii chromosome X, mSarHar1.11, whole genome shotgun sequence includes the following:
- the LOC100915720 gene encoding zinc finger protein 891-like isoform X2 — MEDLTQMIGERALPSQDENSPDEDMAAVVLPAGPQQSMAFKNVAVAFGQEEWSQLDPTQKDVYRDVILEKYRHLVSMETSVPVHCPTLG; from the exons ATGGAGGATTTGACCCAAATGATTGGAGAGAGAG CTCTGCCTTCCCAGGATGAGAATTCCCCAGACGAGGACATGGCTGCTGTGGTCTTGCCAGCTGGACCCCAG CAATCAATGGCATTTAAGAATGTGGCTGTGGCCTTTGGCCAAGAGGAGTGGAGTCAACTGGACCCTACTCAAAAGGACGTGTACAGAGATGTGATATTGGAAAAGTATCGGCACTTGGTTTCAATGG AAACATCTGTTCCTGTTCATTGTCCAACACTTGGTTGA